The following are from one region of the Neurospora crassa OR74A linkage group III, whole genome shotgun sequence genome:
- a CDS encoding pyruvate dehydrogenase X component produces MASLTAACRISARMAGRSVRGFRTSAAALAAQNFTMPALSPTMTEGNIATWRVKEGDKFSAGDVLLEIETDKATMDVEAQDDGVMVKIMKNDGAKGVAVGARIAVIAEEGDDISSLEIPADAAPQSKPAESAPSAPPPPTTADQSNVAVPESAPQNASSKSAPKPPKRQYPHYPSVAHLLKVNGIDAAAVKDITPTGPGGRLLKGDVLAYLGKINAQTPSTVSERFEKQSHLDLSNIKVAKSTEAVKATTEKAQSKKLDAPAPPPVAVVTAPISLSAAIDVQNKLHKTIGVFLPLSTFITRATEIANQKLPLPANYQPTADELFNQVLGLDKVTRKESRGSYTPTFGSFVAPQRAARKADIIDILAAPSTRVAASAQSKSAAPGLTTSGPNVFSLQVPKSEEKRAQAFLQKMKLVLEQEPDKLVRA; encoded by the exons ATGGCTTCGCTAACAGCAGCTTGTCGCATCTCTGCCAGAATGGCAGGGCGCTCCGTCAGAG GTTTCCGTACCTCTGCCGCCGCTCTCGCCGCCCAAAACTTTACCATGCCCGCTCTGTCGCCGACAATGACGGAGGGCAATATCGCGACCTGGAGGGTGAAGGAGGGCGACAAGTTCTCTGCCGGTGACGTGTTGTTGGAAATCGAGACCGACAAGGCCACTATGGACGTTGAGGCGCAGGATGACGGTGTCATGGTCAAGATCATGAAGAACGATGGCGCCAAGGGTGTTGCTGTCGGCGCCCGGATAGCTGTTAttgcggaggaaggagatgacATTAGCTCTCTCGAGATCCCAGCCGACGCAGCCCCACAGTCCAAGCCAGCCGAGTCAGCACCCTCGGCACCTCCCCCACCGACCACCGCGGACCAGTCTAACGTTGCCGTCCCCGAATCCGCTCCTCAGAATGCTTCGTCCAAGTCGGCTCCCAAGCCTCCGAAGAGGCAATACCCCCACTATCCTTCCGTCGCCCATCTCCTCAAGGTCAACGGCATTGACGCCGCTGCCGTTAAGGATATCACCCCAACCGGCCCCGGCGGCCGTCTGCTCAAGGGTGACGTTCTTGCTTACCTTGGTAAGATTAACGCCCAGACGCCGTCCACCGTCTCCGAGAGGTTCGAGAAGCAGTCGCACCTCGACCTTAGCAACATCAAGGTTGCCAAGAGCACCGAGGCTGTCAAGGCCACTACCGAGAAGGCTCAGTCCAAGAAGCTGGAtgctcccgctcctcctcccgtaGCTGTTGTCACCGCGCCTATTTCTCTGTCCGCCGCCATCGATGTTCAGAACAAGCTTCACAAAACCATCGGcgtcttcctccctctttcaaCCTTCATTACCCGTGCCACCGAGATCGCCAACCAGAAGCTACCCCTTCCCGCAAACTACCAGCCTACTGCCGATGAGCTCTTCAACCAGGTTCTCGGTCTTGACAAGGTCACTCGCAAGGAATCTCGCGGCTCCTATACTCCCACGTTCGGCTCCTTCGTGGCCCCTCAGCGGGCAGCTCGCAAGGCTGATATCATCGATATTCTCGCCGCTCCCTCCACGCGCgttgctgcttctgctcagAGCAAGTCCGCCGCCCCCGGATTGACCACTTCTGGACCCAACGTCTTCAGCCTTCAGGTACCCAAGtcggaagagaagagggCCCAGGCCTTCCTTCAGAAGATGAAGCTTGTTTTGGAACAGGAGCCTGACAAGCTTGTACGTGCCTAA
- a CDS encoding alpha-methylacyl-CoA racemase, with translation MASSATRPYSVAAGASEAFGELLKQCKGQVPKEFGSYSGNVTFVPSNHGDQVYFPSPCREQDAIAAIKALEACAAAAIGDLRHGKNSRSIKVDLDKAACFLMSAYLATIDGKRKGQTPKGLIPDTDFNQAQSIQYRRLSANLYETKEDGRYYHIHGSLDATTQLRMIGLLPFNPRLTDYQKCIDTIEAAVKRFTVAELEDMNSKHGQAGVEALKWENFLETTHGKVISALPPFTVEAIKVQQTTVPETPPHTPTETKFQSHLWPKVPANVSQYALRGIKVIEMCRVIAGPTIGRSLAAHGAQVLKVTGPKLPDVPFFQVDVNTGKHTSHLDLRNQSDLKTFQNLLAEADVLIDGYRPGALAKFGCDPQSLAKLAQQRGNHGFVYVAEDCFGGTGVPGAEWAGRRGWQQIADCVTGVAWAQGQFMGLENEPSVPPMPMSDYGTGALGCVAAMAGLYQRETKGGSWMCRTSLCQYDIFLLKLGLLPLQEQERLKMVFAGPFFKLRHYDSVDKVSGEALKAMQRAYPHLFGPDLMLKAKSKGFNGKDIRWPKEAIEVEGLLIQHVRASRPNGFDRPGWEGWETDLIMDGEVNLAEDDAVFTNTSVTPAPREEQHQQQAGSGSMNSVPQRRNRIATMNTVLATA, from the exons ATGGCCAGCTCGGCTACCCGACCTTATTCTGTCGCCGCTGGCGCATCAGAGGCCTTTGGCGAGCTATTGAAGCAATGCAAAGGTCAAGTCCCCAAAGAGTTTGGCTCCTATTCCGGCAACGTTACGTTCGTTCCTTCCAACCATGGGGATCAAGTGTACTTCCCGAGCCCTTGCCGAGAACAAGATGCCATAGCAGCCATCAAGGCCCTCGAGGCatgtgctgctgctgctatcGGCGACCTTCGTCATGGAAAGAACTCACGGTCGATCAAAGTGGATCTCGACAAGGCAGCCTGCTTCCTAATGTCGGCTTACCTTGCTACCATTGACGGCAAGCGCAAGGGTCAGACTCCGAAGGGGCTGATTCCAG ACACCGACTTCAATCAGGCTCAGTCCATACAGTATCGCCGACTTTCCGCGAATCTCTACGAGACCAAGGAGGATGGCAGATACTACCATATCCATGGCTCACTCGACGCTACTACTCAACTCCGCATGATCGGCCTTCTGCCTTTTAATCCCCGATTGACCGACTATCAAAAGTGTATTGACACAATTGAAGCCGCCGTGAAGAGATTTACTGTCGCGGAACTGGAGGATATGAATAGCAAGCACGGGCAAGCTGGTGTGGAGGCCCTTAAGTGGGAAAATTTTCTGGAAACCACTCACGGAAAGGTCATATCGGCATTGCCTCCTTTCACAgtcgaggccatcaaggtacaGCAAACGACGGTACCGGAAACTCCGCCACACACACCCACGGAGACGAAGTTCCAAAGCCATCTCTGGCCGAAGGTGCCCGCAAATGTCTCTCAGTACGCTTTGCGTGGCATCAAAGTCATCGAGATGTGCCGTGTCATAGCCGGTCCGACCATTGGCCGCTCACTTGCCGCCCACGGGGCTCAAGTGCTCAAGGTGACCGGCCCCAAACTTCCTGATGTGCCCTTCTTCCAAGTCGACGTCAACACCGGCAAGCACACTAGCCATCTTGATCTTCGCAACCAGAGTGATCTCAAAACATTTCAGAACCTACTCGCCGAAGCCGACGTTCTCATCGACGGATACCGGCCCGGCGCCCTCGCCAAGTTTGGCTGCGACCCTCAATCGCTGGCAAAACTAGCCCAACAGCGCGGGAACCACGGCTTCGTCTACGTAGCCGAAGATTGCTTCGGCGGAACAGGTGTACCCGGAGCCGAATGGGCTGGTCGTCGCGGCTGGCAGCAGATCGCCGATTGCGTCACTGGCGTCGCGTGGGCGCAGGGCCAGTTCATGGGACTAGAAAACGAGCCCAGCGTGCCGCCCATGCCCATGTCGGACTACGGCACCGGCGCTTTGGGTTGCGTGGCCGCCATGGCAGGCCTGTACCAACGCGAGACTAAGGGCGGGTCGTGGATGTGTCGGACCAGTCTCTGCCAGTACGACATATTCTTGCTCAAGCTGGGACTGCTTCCGCTTCAGGAGCAGGAGCGTCTGAAAATGGTGTTCGCGGGCCCGTTCTTCAAGTTGCGACATTATGACTCTGTCGACAAGGTCAGTGGAGAGGCGCTCAAGGCTATGCAGCGCGCGTACCCGCATCTGTTTGGGCCGGATTTGATGCTGAAGGCGAAGAGCAAGGGCTTCAATGGCAAGGATATTCGCTGGCCGAAGGAGGCGATCGAGGTGGAAGGACTGCTAATTCAGCATGTGCGTGCCTCAAGGCCGAATGGGTTTGACAGGCCTGGCTGGGAGGGCTGGGAGACTGATTTGATCATGGATGGTGAGGTGAATTTGGCTGAGGATGATGCCGTCTTCACCAACACCAGTGTTACACCTGCGCCGAGAGAGGaacagcatcaacaacaggccggaagtggaagcatGAACTCAGTCCCGCAGCGTCGTAACAGGATTGCGACAATGAACACTGTTCTCGCCACGGCCTAG